atggcaattttaatgcagcgacgcgttcgcaagttagatcgagagcgaaaagaatgtgaggtaatggctaccggaaatgattagtgccgggctaaacacaccggaagctaaagacaaaatagtgttgtttctttaaaaaaaccgagttatctttgtcaattttgtcttaaagatattttattaaattacagtccgctcaattagttcatcattaaacatttggtccttcgaaccggatatacatacaatcacgcctgtatcccataaaggggtaggcagaacacatgaaactactgaagcttcagtgccacttggttgaaagaaaacaaaactgtgacattgcagtgacaggttgccagcctctcgcctacgccacaatttaacccatcaCTCTATATGTGAGTGTGGTCTTGAAGAGGGAACTATTGATCACATATTTTTCAACTGCCCTAATATTCATGCCAGTTTATACGATTTTCTTCCTGACTATATTCAAAGACCGGTCAATATGAACTACCTTCTGTCCTTGACGAACTCTCCCTTTGTCTGTGTTCTGGCTAAATTCATGGCAGACTTTAATATCAAACTATGAATACTCAGTTCTCTTTCTCATGATATATTGTTCCCTCTCTCTTTCgagtaactaaaaatatttaagttattGCCCCAAGGGCTCCAACTCTCCCTCTATATAACTCTGgctcttttctttttttttcctccCTTAGGATTATAGCTCTCTCAACCGATCAAGAACTCGATAGAAAACGATCAAGACCTTCAAAGGAATTCTCTGCTCCCACAACCTAGACGCTGGCGAAATTGTCCCAATGGACAGATGCCATGAGaactaaaaactgaactgaactgatccctcagtcgccttctacgacacccacgggaagaaagggggtggtgaaattctttacccgtcaccacacaggtcgTTTTAACATTGTCTAGAAACCTGGGGTCTGATAGGCAACCTGATCCAATAAAGAATTGGTACATAGACTAGTTATACCTATTAGGAAAGTGAGTGATTATCTGATATCCTCACTATGTTTTGCTTTCCCAAAAAATAATTTGTTAGTCGAGTTCAGAAACTTATGACCCTGAATGAAAAATGAAACTTAATTGTCAATGGTCATACATacgtgtatattatatttacggTATGTTGGCTTGTAAAGATGTTTGAACTCGACTACTTACCAAGATTTGATCATGCAACCTAAGTTAAATTGATAGAAATGAACATTCTAAGCTCATCacctataaaaatacttattataatgtATACTACTTGTTAGATCTACCAATTTAGTGTTATAATTTGTTACTTAGGTAGAAggtttattttgaatatttgtattgGCATGAAATTTAATCGACAAGGCGTCAAAAGGTTGTTTCGGTCCCCTATTGATACTTTATCATTACATTCCTGTAATGTAAATTTTGTAAATATAGTATTAGTATCAGGTCACATTAATAATTATTACCTGCTTTAACATAACAAGTTGTTTCATTTTATGTAACTCGTGTTCGTCCTAGCAATCTGACTGCGAGTCTAAAAAATCCATCACAGATTATCGCAGACGTAGACTAGGAATAACATAACGCTAAATTTAACGTAGACGCTAAACATAACGCTAAAAAACAATACACtttttttggggcagtcgtgtaaaaagGGAGGTTAGTAGCAACTGGTCTAAATACTGCCACACACTTGGAAATATCCATGTTGGTATTGCTGAAAAAGAGAAATGAAAGACCATCAGCTGAATCTTGTTTGGGCGCTGAGCGATTGATTCGACTGAACAAGTTGGGAAGTATTGGGCTTTTGGCCTTGTGGGCTGTGTTGTGACTGTTGCGAGACTTTCTAGTGGCTATAAATAAGGCCTACTAGACTTCACCGATAATCATAAGCAATATATCGAGGCATATGATTGCTCGATTATCAAGTTATCAACGGTGTTTCGTCACTCGAGCAAAAGATTGAGACAAACAAGTGTATTGTTTAGGTACCTCTGTGGTAAGATTCTTAATCTGTTGGGGGCAGAtggtttatttttgtaaaaaagttgatATGTCTGTAGTGTTTGTAGAAGTTCCTCCAGTGAGATAAGAATACAATGCCAGAGTGGGAACTTGTACCTTGTACCTACAAAATAAATCTTCATAATTTTTTGAAACAGGTCGGAAACGGATGaagcaatgttttttttaaataaataaaacgaaaattTGACAATTATTATTCTGATTGATTATCAACATTACTGACGTGCGATTAAACAAGCTGCTCAAACAGTTTTATTGTCATAAAAACGTTCTGAAAGCcagttgtattttattttcgtTTGTTTTACTATGGTTTTACTACACaattcaataaaattaaattaaagcaATGTGTaattcaaaatattatttatgattttaaCTTGTTCATATCATAAAAGTATACTGTTTACTCCAAAACTTTCTGTTTAATAAAAGGTTACTGAACGTACCGGTGCTTTCTCATTGGCTGAAGTTGACACTTATCTGTGATTCATTCATACGTCAAAGTACCTAAGCAATATTTTACCGAAGTCCGCACCCATTTAAGCTCTAAATTTcatatctatttattttttaatatttaacaaatataactaatAGTGCCACCATGGGAGACCATTTACCTGCTTGTGTTATCGATGTTGGTACCGGGTACACTAAGCTGGGGTTCGCCGGCAACAAGGAACCTCAGTTTATCATTCCGTCAGCCATAGCGATAAAGGAAACGGCGAAAGTCGGCGATCAGAGTACCAGGCGCATGACGAAAGCGGTTGAGGACTTGGATTTCTTCATCGGCGATGAAGCGTTCGACGCGACGGGGTACTCGGTGAAGTATCCCGTGCGACACGGGCTCGTCGAGGACTGGGACCTCATGGAGCGTTACATAGAGCAATGCATCTTTAAGTATCTCCGCGCTGAGCCTGAAGATCATCATTTCCTGCTCACCGAGCCACCGCTAAATACGCCGGAGAACCGTGAATATCTGGCGGAGATTATGTTTGAATCATTTAATGTGCCGGGATTGTATATCGCCGTTCAAGCGGTGTTAGCGCTCGCTGCGTCGTGGAAGTCGCGTGCTTCAGCCGAACGCACTTTCACGGGTATAGTAGTCGATAGCGGCGACGGTGTCACCCACATAGTGCCTGTAGCTGAAGGATATGTCATTGGATCCTGTATCAAACACATCCCTATAGCTGGAAGGAACATTACCTCATTCATCCAGTCACTCCTGCGTGAGCGCGAGGTTGGTATCCCACCGGAACAGAGCTTAGAAACAGCAAAAGCTATCAAGGAAAGATACAGCTACATTTGCCCTGATATTGCCAAAGAGTTTGCCAAATATGATAGTGACCCAGCAAAGTGGATGAAGAAGTACACAGGTACTAATGCTATTACTAAGAATCCGTTTAGTGTAGATGTTGGTTACGAGAGATTCCTGGGACCAGAGATTTTCTTCCACCCTGAGTTTTCTAATGCAGACTTCACTGTGCCATTGAACGAGATGGTGGATGAGGTGATTCAGAATTGCCCTATAGATGTGAGGAGAGGTCTGTATGGAAACATTGTGTTGTCAGGTGGCTCAACCATGTTCCGTGACTTTGGTAGAAGACTGCAGCGTGACATTAAGCGCACAGTTGATGCAAGACTGAAACTCTCGACTATGCTCTCTGAGGGTCGGATTACACCTAAGCCTATTGATGTGCAGGTGATCTCTCACAACATGCAGAGATATGCGGTCTGGTTTGGAGGAAGTATGCTGGGATCAACCCCAGAGTTCTACCAGGTGTGCCACACTAAGCAGGCTTACATGGAGTATGGCCCGAGCATTTGCAGGCACAACCCGGTCTTCGGAACCATGACATAATGTGCTCAAATACCATGAAATTACAGTAAAATAATGTATTATCAgttttatttactacttattAGTTATAAGTATCCAttgtttttataagtattaatttttgatcattattttaaaatgattattaACCTATACACTAACAGGAAGTATATAGCTGAAAAATATGTTCTCAAAGATATTTAATTTGAACTATTTCCTTAGTTGATATAttaattctattattttaaGCTGGAGGCACCATTGTAAATTTGTGCATTTAATTTTGCATTCCagcttttttaaatatacttagAACTATTATTATGCTGGACTCTTATTTACTACCATATCCATTTGATACGAGCGCTGgtgacctagcggtaagagcgtgcgactttcaatccggaggtcgcgggtttgatCCCCGGcgataccaatgagtttttgggaacttatgtgcgaaatgtcatttgattttgccagtcgcttttcggtaaaggaaaacatcgtgaggaaaccggactaatcccaataagtcctaggtacccttcgggttggaaggtcagatggcagtcgctttcgtaaaactagtgccttcgccaaatcttggggttagttgtcaaagcggaccccaggctcccatgagccgtggcaaatgccgggataacgcaaggaggatgatgatccaTTTGTTACCTTAGCATAAAATACTGTCTGTCATTGTTTGAGAAAATTTGTCAATGCATCTCATTTCATTCATCATCATTTATATTGTAAGTGAGAAGTTttcacaaatattttttgaacttATTCACTTTCATAATAGTTAGCAAGTAAGCCAAGTGTAGCAAGTCAAGCAGGTGAGGCACAAATCCAAAATGATGTACAGTAAGCCACTGTACATCATTTTGGAAAATATTGTCTGTTTTGATAAATTATCACTGACTAAATTTACACAATGTATGTAAATTGTAGATATCGATCATACGCATGGTGTATCTGATGACGTTGCTCCACCCCTTTCACGATACACCCTTAATGGGCTCTCTAATTGGTTACATGCGAGCAAAATTATCTTAAAATCGGCTGGTTATTGATCTATCCAATTAAGCTGAATATACGATACTCGAGAGTGTCTGTACCTACTAGGTACTTCAACCTTGTCGCAAAGTAATAGAGTGCACAAATATTCGTGTATAAATTTGCTGACAGTACAAGATTTCAATTACCCTTACAGCCTGCTATTCAAGGCAATTCCATTCAAACATGTCAATGCTCTTTTCAACTCCTAATTAAGTAAGCTTAGAACAGGATATGAGTTTTATAGGCACACTGGGACAATTAATACGCGGTAAAACTGAAATCCGGGAAAGAATCGTGAGTAGGTAGGTAGTGTAGGTTGGAGCTTTTTttaatggcttcagtccattattgggactatttcgcagtgtcaaggtgatatgagctaatactaattagtgattttggtacggtagtAAGTAcaacagtgtacggtgagttagcatttgtaaattgatagctagattttacaagagcacgtgggcTACCAGCCGtagacgacaaaaaagaggctaaacgcgtgtcgagattaattctttatcagcttctcactacaacattagtttactgcatgcataataagctatcgatattacatttttaaacaacattaatgagcaaaagaaaaataaattattcacgacacgagaccgctaagatggcgctcgaaccggaagACCCTCATTTTGTTTCAGTTAGAAGCTTACTGTAGCCACTggcaataacatcgcacaaaaagaagaccgctaaaatatctgacacaatcTTAAACGCCAATTCTTTCTGCGTATCGAATCCACATTCGCGTTCGCGGCACCGCGCCGCAATACGCATTTATCGAGCTGAGagtgtgtcagatatttatgcagccttcATTCTGTACAATTTTAAAGTGTTACCGATGACTGTACATAGTGTAGACGGAATCCCGGTCCCGGTTTTGTGGATTTTTTAAGACTTAAGTAAGCATTTAATTCCTTCTATTCTCGTAGTATTTGTGTTACCTACTTAAGAATGCATCGTGCTCAACAGGCACGTACTGGAATCCTGCATGTAGTACCGCTTCGAATACGCTGATTTGTTTACAAAATAAACAGCATAATTATTAACCGTTTATTTTGAAATGCCATATATCAACAGGCTGTTGAAAGTAGCGCCTATTGTTATTGAGCGCATTGTATCATCACAGCGAATCGCAATAGTCATGGCTATCGCCTGTCTTCATCATGAAAGTTAGGTAACCTTAAGCGGaaataggtgttttttttagtttgaatacGTAGACGTTTATTAGATAGGTTTATTCTTACTAAAAAATAGACCCAAAATCAGCAAACCAGGGGACTTGACTCCTCCCCCTTGGGCCTGGACTGGGCATAAAAATTAACCACATGACCCACCTAAGTACAATTGTGAGCCCTTTAGTACAAGTAGGTACAACCTTGTTCTGTTTCGATTTAGAGATTGTCCAAATTTGCGCAGGGCTTCGTGTCGATTGTAGTTTTCATTTAGTTTTCCCATAAGTATAAGAGCAACCACACATCTAGCATCTCGCgacgcgagcgtagcgtcgggccaacgtcaacgcggcgtctttttccatacatacctacagttggcccgacgctacgctcgcgagacgctagatgtggggggagggggggggctAAAATGTGCTTACAAATATGTCAAATACAGTAAAATCTAGTAATTATTTTGAGGAAGCCGATCGAGGAAAATATAACATTGTTAAATAGGTACAAGCTGATTTAGTTGATAATACGATGCCATTCAGTTCCAAATTTACTTATTTTCCTTAACGacaacaaatcgtcactacttttaaaaaaacttgtatcttcgtctgtcaaagaaaagaaaattgtagtaagtatatacctatggaatgcatatagacttactgcaaCTTTGAAATGAGATACgacattttttaaaagtagtgacgaaatgtagTTACCTTATTTAAAAGAGTTTGTtgctcttagggccacttgcaccaacgaaaatgaagggttaacccaccattttatatggaatttgacaggtgacagcccactaaccccgagttaagcggttggtgcaagtgggccttataggtaggtacatacaatGTAAGTACACTACACTGCTGTTAAGTGCGACCCGGAGATTTTGTACATTTaatgccacttgcaccaacgaaaatggtgggttaaccctcaggttaacccaccattttatatggaatttgacagatgacagcccactaaccccgcgttaagtgattggtgcaagtgggccttagaaaAGTATGAAATATTTTCCTTGAAAAACCATCACTCGGTTACTTCCTTTGTTCAAACTAAAATAAGCAAACAATTGTAAAGAACCTTTACCCacgaaatataatttttaattaaaattttgaactcAACGGCTTTTACTCTTTCACGTCGCCTTCCATTTTAGAGCCGCTACCGTGAGTTTTTGGTGTTTTTAATACATTACTGGAtacgtcacggaaaatgtatgtaataggtatttaataatatacgagtaagggggcgtccattaatcacgTCATACTGTatagggggggagggggtcatgaaaaaatcaccaaagatctaaaataagccaaaaacgtatgacgcgattaatggacgccccctaatacataattatttttaaaatcgggacttaatcgcgtatgactacatattaaactgacctccaacgtttcaaagacggcgttgtccccgtggtctcttaaattgcctatcttcaaaaaaatTTACCTAGTACCCAAACCCCGCCCCGCTGCTCGGATAATAATATGAGCATTGAGCGTGCACTCAAGCAACTCtcacggcccggccacgacattggcctaagcgcgacagcggtgagcggcagccatacgtgcgaatgaaaagtcccatcgctgtgtctcgctccaatgtatggccgccgctcaccaccgctgtcgcgcttagaccactgtcgtggccgggccgtcaGGGTGctctcaggccttacacttacGGCTCGATTTTTGGCGCGTCGCGTCGATGTCGATATGTTTGGGGAGACACTCTTAgtgcgtttccacattatcccatacattacaggcgccatcttggattttttctattgaaatccttccgacatccgatatcggatcggaaaatgtgaaaacgcacttcgTTATCGAGTAACGTACTAGAAGTCAAACTCATGGTACAGCCTCTGTTGCGAGCCAACTTTCCCCCATTCAATACGGAACCCGAAGCGAGCCGAAATTAAGCGATGATCCCGGTTTTACAAAGCTCCTGTAATTAGTTACCAGTGCGCTGTGCGACTTAGTAGGTATGTGGGTAGATATCATTCTGAAACCAGATAAATGGAATATGTACCTGCTTACACAGTATACccaaaccagtaataactcttctaagggccacttacgccgtgtcttgcgtgggcgacggtcgcgcgaccgtcgccgtcgcgtctcatctcatcgcatcgtctacttccatatcgataaggtttgatttcgtatgcgtcgcatcgccgcccacgcaagccacggcgttacactaacgaaaatggagggttaacccaccattttatatggaatttgacagatgacagcccactaacgccgagttaaatgtttggtgCAAGTAGCCCTAACCAACGTACACTGCGCGGGCTGCACACAAGCGCGTCGTGTCCGTACctacgcaacacatgcaagcggatttggataaacgtggataagcatgcataattatattttttatgttttctgACTGAGAtaatgtggtattattattCCCTGCATAATCTTATATCCTGATGAACATAACCATGATTATAATGAAACTCCCAGTCCTTATAATTTACTCGTCACCGATATCAGAACTTGTAAGTTACGTATTAACTAAGTGAACTCCATCTACGAGTAAGTTATGTGGTTTCACCGTCATAGGGTAGGTATAGTTGTAAACAGAAGTGAAATAAAGTGGTTTGGTACAGTGCGAAGCAAAAGTTTCCAGGCGTAGGAAATCCCGGCAACTCTTCATTCAAAGGTTAAGAACAAGTGTAGTTTGAAACCGGTTAGCTTCAATAAAGTGTACACAGACGCTAGCTGACAGATGTTTCATGTTTGATAATGCGGAACGAGTGGcgacaaattaaataaaaccggccaagtgcgagtcggactcgcgcaccgagggttccgtacaaacctgcaaggtttacaaagttcgttcattacgacaattgagtcataactatggtatttttattgcaaaatgaaattcattaaaaaaaaatatattatgtgatgtaactaaaaatttatggttttcgtaatttttcctttatctatgctataagacgttgcttcgtaccaaatttcaagattatgagttcacgggaagcaccctgtaggttttgattcccttgcaagtgtcgaaaatttgcggcataaacggctgtatcttttgattgcgttggcttagaagtttgattttttcacagcttcaagggacagtagacctgagtaattgatataaatttcagcttcatacctccacgcgttcctgagaaaaagggtcttgacagacggacggacggacggacagacggacaacaaagtgatcctataagggttccgttttttccttttgaggtacggaaccctaaaaacgaccgaagggagtgaatcgtacgacgtttttcagtccagatggccctctgaagtttagACCTGAAGAAATGAAcaactttgcgcactagtgcgggtAAGGGCGGTTTTTTAAAGTTAAGTGTttatttcatattcatattcatatcatttattgcatTCATGTTCATTCCATATACAAGTGGTAGGGTTTtaatttcataggtagttttagtttagttatagttttatttataagttcatatagttaagtttttttttgtattagttttagtttagttatagttttatttataagttcatatttaagtttttgttttttacttAGTATAAgtttgttatttgttttatacataatataacataactaaataaatgtattagTGGTAAAGATTATACAATAAGTCGGTACATATGATACCCTGTTAGCTTGTTGTGTGCTTTGTAATTACCTTAAAACTAGTTGTAGCTATTTACAAGTTATAAACAAAACTACATTAATcattacataataaaataataataataaaaaagaagcAAAATATTTCTGTACTGCTTACCTGTAGAGTTGGTCAGGGGTCCTATTCTTTTCGAGATCTTTACACATATTGAGACGTCTACGTAGCCTTTGGCTACCTGCAACATGAGAAGAcccacggtgtaacatgagtgTGCGATAATGTTTAAGCGGACTGTAAATTAtgggttttttaattttttgatcgACACAAGGTTATGAACACGAAAAAACAGTTATGAGATTACttcgaaaaaaaaacaccttgaaATTCAGAGGGAAGGCAACTAACCTGGGCTTGTAGGATGTAGAAGCTCCTGTGTCAGGCGGCGAGGTCCTCAGAGACCAGATCGTACTCACCAATACTCCAAGGTTACCTGCACGCCTGATATACCACAGCTCCAGTGTCTTCTTCTTCTGATCTCAAGGCACAGAATCTATTTCTAGCAACTTTTGACTAGTTTAAACACAGCTAAtacgaaaattaaatattcgacGAAAGCGGGCTACAAAATGCAGCTTACCGAGCGGAGCTTTTACGAGCAAGAGAGAGTGACTTGACGCTAATTTTGAACCAGTGTTCTATTAGTGTTGCCATtacgaaatatatatatatatatatatatattttttttaattctgaacaatgagaaaaccgaataattttaataccgcgcgtattcctcatcatattagaagactaaaatgtcatataaacttttctggatttcgcctactttgagagttataagcattaaattttttttttagaacgaAGATTTTATTTTTCAGAACAAAACGCGGCGCTGTTTTCATGACGATGATGCCGTTGTCGGACATAAtataactatcctcgttgatagatacttacttatcaaaaagtaacaagcgactcattgcaaaaaaagtatttttctagaaaaaaaacaatttttattttaagtgccagttttaggagtaacatttacttttttatgtgaaaatacatccaatgaaactaaaaaaatgacacAAAATAAATTTTTGCCCAAATTTGCTAGACATCATATATGTAAcaatttatctttatttttccctctgaaatgcgtagttaaaatctttcggtttcctcatgttaagCTACATAACAAGAGATGCTATACTTATGTATATAATAACAGCATAGTCGTACATTATACGGTAAACTAGTGGTAGTTGTGTGTGCCTGCACACTACATCATTTTCAGGGCTCGTAGTCAGATTAAATTCGCGTAAGCTTAGTGATTTGTGAAACTAGTTTTGGATTACAAGATGCCAGTTACATTCCACTAAATTGGTTTTAGTGGTAGATATTTCAAACTTAGTAGTAGTGCTGTGTCGTGAGTTCACATTGAGTGGATATATGAATGTTAGCATGTAATTTAGGGAAATAGTCGTTTACCTaggtaccttattttattggaTAGCGCTGATCTGTCccatatttataatacctattttatacaaattacaaAATGTTATACACGGTGATATacacatgaggaaaccgaataattttaacagcgtattcctcttcatattagaagagtaaaatgtcatgtaaacttttctggatttcgcctactttcagagttataactctgaaaaaatctcaaCTCTCttcaaaaaataacaattacttattatttttatttctcagaacaaaacgctatttgatggcgatgatgtcgttatcggacataatctaactatcctcgttgatagatgtcgAAATCAAACATTTAACTCAttggaaaaaagtatttttttttagaaaaaaatggtaattttaattttatgtgcctgttttacaaataacaattactttttatgtgagaatacatccaaaaaaattacacaaaaaattttttttggcgaaatttgcttgacgttatataacattttatctttattttaccctcagaaatgcgtagttaaaatctttcgtttccctcatgttacaccgtgtatatcccagccggcgtatcatgcttctaattttatcacttatccacgtcacttacttctaattttatcacttctcTTCACTTatcttctaattttatcacttctGTCATGCTTTGTCAAGTATTATTACAATCCTATCTTACTTTTCTACTGAAGTATACGCTAAATTTGTCAACGCcacttgttattttttttatactacgtcggtggcaaacaagcatacggtccgcctgatggaaagcggttaccgtaacctattaggcgttgccaacccattagaaacttgtacactcccttttgctgtgttaagtacacagcaacaCTTTTACTCGTATATCCATACAAAACAAAGTCATACTGAAATTCGTagttataaattaataactcTTAACAGCAGTTACTGCCACACCACCCGTACATTTTCAGGCGCAGGTGCGCGGGTAACATTACTCAGTCGAGAAATGCGTAGCATTTCCCTGAAAACCTATTCTAAAACAGCATAAGTGCCTTAGCAATAGTAGAGACTTAACACCTTTTGAAAATTGAGAACGGACTGTAAGTCATACCTGTTTGAATTGTACATAatccatgggtttaatgatattttaaaaatgtctaatattggccctaaaacacctaacaaaatattagagttggtaagtgaagtcttataccattcaggacattattatatatatattttcttaaagtgtgtcacattttatccattgcttatatataaaaaaaatttttttttaataaaaaccctgtcaaagcctgaaaaaaaatttcatgttaataagttgacgtctatattattataaaatgatatcaagtcatcatttttaatttgggtcactttcatccatgggttttcaatatttggcagaataaaacgcaacgcaatagagtagtattttaaatttttgcgctgtgtggcgcgcaaccgatagccaatcaggttggtgcatgccgctggcgcgacgccgcgctgtcacacgaggcgtaggtacctacttctcgtgcgcagtcatacataatttaagattgccagagggtcgggctttggcgggattctcccgatttttttgtaagtcttcccaattaaaacttatacatagtaggtaggtaaccttaagaactttattacattagtaacgaaaacagaccaattataaatgtcgaaaacacgtaaaggtctacaatctaaaataaacgaagtaaactagctaaactatcgtaaatttttattatggtgcattagggtaattccgaatgacaaaaatgctctggtaattccgaagagggaatcttgatatgatggaaataatggtgattttaatgtgactttcgt
This window of the Leguminivora glycinivorella isolate SPB_JAAS2020 chromosome 16, LegGlyc_1.1, whole genome shotgun sequence genome carries:
- the LOC125234362 gene encoding actin-related protein 3 — translated: MGDHLPACVIDVGTGYTKLGFAGNKEPQFIIPSAIAIKETAKVGDQSTRRMTKAVEDLDFFIGDEAFDATGYSVKYPVRHGLVEDWDLMERYIEQCIFKYLRAEPEDHHFLLTEPPLNTPENREYLAEIMFESFNVPGLYIAVQAVLALAASWKSRASAERTFTGIVVDSGDGVTHIVPVAEGYVIGSCIKHIPIAGRNITSFIQSLLREREVGIPPEQSLETAKAIKERYSYICPDIAKEFAKYDSDPAKWMKKYTGTNAITKNPFSVDVGYERFLGPEIFFHPEFSNADFTVPLNEMVDEVIQNCPIDVRRGLYGNIVLSGGSTMFRDFGRRLQRDIKRTVDARLKLSTMLSEGRITPKPIDVQVISHNMQRYAVWFGGSMLGSTPEFYQVCHTKQAYMEYGPSICRHNPVFGTMT